CCTGCATCTTGAATTGCTTGACGCGTTGGAACCATTGAACGCTCAACTAAGTGATGCGTTAATTCGTCAAATTTCGCACGCGTGAGATTCATTTCTAAGTGTAAAGGTCCTGCTTCGCCGGCTGTGATGAATGGTAGTGAAATTTGTGCTGAAGTTACACCAGATAGGTCTTTCTTCGCTTTTTCAGCTCCGTCTTTCAAACGTTGCATTGCCATTTTGTCTTGTGATAAATCAATTCCGTTCTCTTTGCGGAACTCTTCAACAAGGTGTTCGATAATAGCATCATCAAAATCGTCTCCACCTAGTTCGTTATCTCCTGCTGTTGCAAGAACTTGGAAAACGCCGTCGCCTAACTCAAGGATAGAAACGTCAAATGTTCCGCCTCCAAGGTCGTATACGAGAATCGTTTGATCTTCATCTGTTTTATCAAGACCGTATGCTAGTGCTGCTGCAGTTGGCTCGTTAATAATACGCTCTACTTCAAGACCTGCAATTTTACCTGCGTCCGCTGTAGCTTGACGCTGTGCATCACTAAAGTAAGCTGGTACTGTAATAACTGCTTTCGTTACTTTTTCACCAAGGTAATCTTCTGCATAGCCTTTCATATATTGTAGGATCATTGCAGAAACTTCTTGCGGTGTATATTCTGTATCTTCAACTTTAACTTTAAAATCCGAACCCATATGACGTTTTACAGACATAATTGTGTTTGGATTCGTAATTGCTTGACGCTTCGCAACTTCACCAACTTGACGCTCACCGTTTTTAAATGCAACAACTGATGGCGTAGTACGGTTACCTTCTGGGTTTGCAATTACTTTCGGTTCTCCGCCTTCATAAACCGCCACGACAGAGTTTGTTGTTCCCAAGTCAATTCCAATAATCTTACTCATTAATAAATTCCTCCTAAACTTAATACACACTTAAATTTGTGCACAATTTCCTTTTACAGGGAATGTACGCCCTTGAAAATTTTATTTAATTAACTAGTTGGTTAAATAAAAATTACTCATTCACTTTAACCATAGCTGGTCGTAGCACTCGATCTTTTAGTATATAACCTTTTTGCATTTCTTCAAGCACGACGCCTGATGGTTTTTCCTCATCTTTATCAGTCATAACTGCTTGATGGAAATTCGGATCGAATTCTTTATCTAAAGACTCAATCTCAATAAGTCCCTCAGACTTTAGCGTATCAACGAGTGAACGATAAATCATGTCCATTCCTTCCATCATTGACTTGGCTTCGTCTGTCTTTGCTTCTACTGATAAAGCACGCTCAAAATTATCCAAGACTGGCAAGATACTCGTTAAAACACGTTGGGATTGATACTTTTGAATCGCTTCTTTTTCCTGTGTTGAACGACGTTTAAAGTTATCATAATCCGCCAGCACTCTAAAGTATTTATTTTCTTCTTCTTGAAGTTGCTTCTTCAGTTGAGTCAGTTCGGTTTCTTCAGCGTGCATTTCTTCATCTGTGTCCACCGTATCTTCTACTTCAGCATCTTTCGCTTCAGTTTCTTCAACTTCCGTTACTTCTTCATTTTCAGCAACAGTTTCTACTTCAATTTCTTCATTATGTTTCATCGTTATTTTCCCTCCCTGCCGTTCCGTTGCCAATCGTTAATCTTGCTAATTCACGAGATAAGTCATGGCTCAACAGATTTAGCAAAGTTATTACCCTTCCATAATCCATTCGTTTTGGACCAATGATGGCTATGGAACCGTTTGTCATTTCGTCAGCAGAATATGTTGCTGTAATTACACTAAAATCTGTCATTGCATTATGGTTGTTCTCGGAACCAATTTTCACAGCGATACCAGGATGAATATTCTCGAAAATCGATGTCGCATGCGTTCCCTTCTCAATTAAATCAATAAAGGTTTTCATCTTTTCTATATCGTGGAACTCTGGCTGATTAATCATATTTAATTTCCCGCCAAAATACAAACGTTCCTCCGGCGTAATCGCAATCGCTTCTTTAAAAGAAGCATACAAGTCTCCGGCACGGTCGATATGTTTTTCTAAAATAGCTTTCGTTTCTTGTATAAGCTTTTTATGAAGATGAACTAACGGAGTTCCGACTAGTCGTTCGTTTAAGATATTCACCATTTTCTCAATGTCCGAAGCGGAAAATCCTTTCGGAACATTAAATAACCGATTTTCAACTTGCCCATTATCCATCACAATAATGGCTACAGCAGTATTTTGATCTAGCGGTACAATTGAAAAGCGTCGTACCGTATTCATCGACGAATCAGGACCAAGTAAAATCGATGTGTAGTTTGTTAAATCTGATATTATTGTCGCTGATTTTCGAATCAACTCTTCTGTTTCCATAATCTTTTGCTGAAATATAGAACTCAGTTGCTGACTATCTTCTCGGTCTAGCTTACTTTCCGTTAATAAATGATCAACATAAAACCTGTATCCTTGTTCGGAAGGTACTCTGCCTGAAGATGTATGTGTTTTCTCTAAAAAGCCCATTTCTTCTAGGTCAGCCATTTCATTCCGAATCGTCGCTGGACTAAATGGCGCCTCCGGTTTTTTAGATAGTTGCCGAGACCCAACAGGTTGCGCTGATTGGATGTAATCGTCGACCGTTAATTGTAAAATGAGCAATTGTCTGTTTGTCAACATAACCATCACTCCTGTTAGCACTCTTTCAGGTCGAGTGCTAATACTAATCATAATTTAACAAATGCAATCGGTACTGTCAATTAATAGACTTCATCTTACGTAAGAAATTGTTGAAACACTTCATTCCCTCTAAATAGACCAGTTTGCGTTAGTTTAAACCTGTGATTAGCTTGTTCAATTAATCCTTGATTTATGAGCGTCTGCAACGTATCCCCATAAACATCATTAAGAGCACGACCAAACTTCTCTTCAAAATGCTTTGCTGAAACACCTTCTATTTTTCTTAACCCTAGGAACATTTGCTCTTCCATCGCTTCAACTTCTGTTACTTCATGTGTGTGTAAAATTGGGCGTTTCTCTTCTTCTAGCGTAGCCATGTATTGTCTAATCGGGCCTATATTTGAATAGCGCTGTCCATTTATAAATCCATGCGCACCTGCTCCAATCCCCGCATACGATTCATTTTCCCAATAAAGAAGATTGTGGACAGATTCATAACCTGGCATAGCAAAATTGCTAATCTCATATTGTTGACGACCATTCTCTTCCATATGTGCAATGAGCATTTCCAACATTTCCGCTTCTGCATCTTCACCTGGTAAAGGCAATTTCCCTTTGTTCATTAAATTGTAAAATACGGTTTTCGGTTCAACAATTAAAGAATAACCTGAATAATGTTCTAACCCTAAGTTCGTTGCTTTGTCCAACGTATCTTGCCATTGTTCAATGGTTTGTCCAGGCAAACCGTAAATGAGGTCAATACTAATATTATCAAAACCAGCTTTACGTGCATCTTGAATAACACGCGCTGCATCATCCGCGCTATGCGTTCTTCCGATCTTTTCCAATAACTCGTTATCAAAAGATTGTACGCCAATACTTAGCCGTTTAACGCCACCATTTTTCAAAACAATTAACTTTTCATATGTCAATTCGTCTGGATTGGCTTCTGTCGTGAATTCTCGTAGCGCATCAACATCGACGTACTTATTAATAATTTCAAGCAATCGATGAAGCTGTCTTTCTGAGAGTGAAGTAGGCGTTCCGCCACCTAGAAACACCGTTTCAACCGTTTCAAATGATACCCCTTCGCTACTCATGATCGCAAACTCTTTTCCGATAGCTTCAATATATTCATCAACTGGTTGATTTTTAAAAAATACTTTATTGAAATCACAGTAATGACAAATTTGATGACAAAACGGAATGTGGATATAAATACCTTTCATATGTTGCTCCTTTCGTAACAGGAAAAAGGAGGCATGTTAGCCCCCTTTTCTATGTTTTCTAAACTGATTAATCCTCGTCCATTTTCAATACAGCCATAAACGCTTCTTGAGGTACTTCAACAGATCCTACTTGTTTCATGCGCTTTTTACCTTCTTTTTGCTTTTCAAGTAATTTACGCTTACGGGAAATGTCTCCACCGTAACATTTTGCAAGAACGTTTTTCCCAATCGATTTAATCGTAGAACGGGCAACAATTTTATGCCCAATCGCTGCTTGGACAGGTACTTCAAACTGTTGTCTTGGAATAAGCTCACGTAGCTTTTCAACAATCGCTTTACCACGTTCATAAGAAAAGTCATTATGGACAATGAAGCTGAGCGCATCAATTTGTTCACCATTTAATAAGATATCCATCTTCACTAGCTTAGACTTTTTATAACCAATCATTTCATAATCTAACGAAGCATAGCCTTTTGTGTTGGATTTTAATTGGTCAAAGAAGTCAAAGACAATTTCAGCAAGCGGTAGTTCATACACAACGTTGACCCGTGAAGAGGCCAAATAATCCATCGTAATGAAGTTTCCGCGTTTTCTTTGACACAGTTCCATAACTGGTCCAACAAAATCTTCAGGTACCATAATGGATGCTTTTACATATGGTTCTTCTACATAATCAATGAGTGGTGCATCTGGCATCATGTATGGGTTGTCCACTTTGTGAT
This window of the Sporosarcina pasteurii genome carries:
- the grpE gene encoding nucleotide exchange factor GrpE; translated protein: MKHNEEIEVETVAENEEVTEVEETEAKDAEVEDTVDTDEEMHAEETELTQLKKQLQEEENKYFRVLADYDNFKRRSTQEKEAIQKYQSQRVLTSILPVLDNFERALSVEAKTDEAKSMMEGMDMIYRSLVDTLKSEGLIEIESLDKEFDPNFHQAVMTDKDEEKPSGVVLEEMQKGYILKDRVLRPAMVKVNE
- the hrcA gene encoding heat-inducible transcriptional repressor HrcA; protein product: MLTNRQLLILQLTVDDYIQSAQPVGSRQLSKKPEAPFSPATIRNEMADLEEMGFLEKTHTSSGRVPSEQGYRFYVDHLLTESKLDREDSQQLSSIFQQKIMETEELIRKSATIISDLTNYTSILLGPDSSMNTVRRFSIVPLDQNTAVAIIVMDNGQVENRLFNVPKGFSASDIEKMVNILNERLVGTPLVHLHKKLIQETKAILEKHIDRAGDLYASFKEAIAITPEERLYFGGKLNMINQPEFHDIEKMKTFIDLIEKGTHATSIFENIHPGIAVKIGSENNHNAMTDFSVITATYSADEMTNGSIAIIGPKRMDYGRVITLLNLLSHDLSRELARLTIGNGTAGRENNDET
- the hemW gene encoding radical SAM family heme chaperone HemW, whose product is MKGIYIHIPFCHQICHYCDFNKVFFKNQPVDEYIEAIGKEFAIMSSEGVSFETVETVFLGGGTPTSLSERQLHRLLEIINKYVDVDALREFTTEANPDELTYEKLIVLKNGGVKRLSIGVQSFDNELLEKIGRTHSADDAARVIQDARKAGFDNISIDLIYGLPGQTIEQWQDTLDKATNLGLEHYSGYSLIVEPKTVFYNLMNKGKLPLPGEDAEAEMLEMLIAHMEENGRQQYEISNFAMPGYESVHNLLYWENESYAGIGAGAHGFINGQRYSNIGPIRQYMATLEEEKRPILHTHEVTEVEAMEEQMFLGLRKIEGVSAKHFEEKFGRALNDVYGDTLQTLINQGLIEQANHRFKLTQTGLFRGNEVFQQFLT